The following are encoded in a window of Sphaerisporangium siamense genomic DNA:
- a CDS encoding ABC transporter family substrate-binding protein, protein MTVPPAPSAYPPPWTPLAPPRSARGRRRAPVAALTAVLVTVLPVAGCGGGGTGGASPGGAPATTKSFDINPAPRERVRDGGTLRWGITEFPTQWNLNHVDGNLAEVKKVVDALMPAAFRSDEKAAATPNTDYVLDARVIATSPRQVVSYKLNPRARWSDGRPITWQDYEAQWKALRGRDLDYHVASTTGYQDIASVRRGDDDHEVLVTFANPFSEWQALFWPLYPKSANASPEAFNTGWLNRVPVTAGPFRFGSFDPTAKTVTLVRDEHWWGGRAKLDKIIYRSLATDALVGAFTNGELDVFDIGPSAPDYARARNARGAVIRQAAGPDFRHFTFNGESPALADPRVRQAVVLGLDRSAITRSDLQGLDWNTAPLNNHFFMNTQEGYQDNAGGLGKYDPAKAERLLDAAGWHRASPSRVKGGRELSVRFVIPSGLALSKTEAELTQAMLAKIGVKVAIQSVPSDDFFAKYIIPGNFDIAPFSYIGTPFPISSSYGTYADATRGPGGKVQWNANFGRSGSPEIDTAMRRASSDLNPERARAGANEADRLIWQKVNVLPLYQRPQNWGVKARLANIGAPGFYTLKYADIGFLR, encoded by the coding sequence GTGACAGTGCCGCCCGCGCCTTCGGCGTACCCACCACCCTGGACACCCCTCGCGCCGCCGCGATCGGCGCGCGGGCGGCGGCGCGCGCCGGTCGCGGCGCTGACGGCCGTCCTGGTGACCGTGCTGCCCGTGGCCGGATGCGGGGGAGGAGGCACCGGAGGCGCCTCGCCCGGCGGGGCGCCCGCGACCACCAAGTCGTTCGACATCAACCCGGCGCCGCGCGAGCGGGTCAGGGACGGCGGCACGCTGCGCTGGGGCATCACCGAGTTCCCCACCCAGTGGAACCTCAACCACGTCGACGGCAACCTCGCCGAGGTCAAGAAGGTCGTCGACGCCCTGATGCCGGCCGCGTTCCGCTCCGACGAGAAGGCCGCGGCCACGCCCAACACCGACTACGTGCTGGACGCCCGGGTGATCGCCACCAGCCCGCGCCAGGTCGTCTCCTACAAGCTCAACCCCCGGGCCCGCTGGTCGGACGGCAGGCCGATCACCTGGCAGGACTACGAGGCGCAGTGGAAGGCCCTGCGCGGCCGCGACCTGGACTACCACGTCGCCTCCACGACCGGCTACCAGGACATCGCGAGCGTGCGGCGCGGCGACGACGACCACGAGGTGCTGGTCACCTTCGCCAACCCCTTCAGCGAGTGGCAAGCGCTGTTCTGGCCGCTGTATCCGAAGTCCGCCAACGCCAGCCCCGAGGCGTTCAACACCGGCTGGCTGAACCGCGTCCCCGTCACCGCGGGGCCGTTCCGGTTCGGCTCCTTCGACCCGACGGCCAAGACCGTCACGCTCGTCCGCGACGAGCACTGGTGGGGAGGCCGCGCCAAGCTCGACAAGATCATTTACCGGTCGCTGGCCACCGACGCGCTGGTCGGGGCCTTCACCAACGGCGAGCTGGACGTGTTCGACATCGGGCCGTCCGCGCCCGACTACGCCAGGGCCAGGAACGCCAGGGGGGCCGTGATCCGCCAGGCGGCGGGCCCGGACTTCCGGCACTTCACCTTCAACGGCGAGAGCCCCGCCCTGGCCGACCCGCGGGTGCGCCAGGCCGTCGTCCTCGGGCTGGACCGCTCCGCGATCACCCGCTCCGACCTGCAGGGGCTGGACTGGAACACCGCCCCGCTGAACAACCACTTCTTCATGAACACCCAGGAGGGCTACCAGGACAACGCGGGCGGCCTCGGGAAGTACGATCCGGCCAAGGCCGAGCGGCTGCTGGACGCGGCCGGGTGGCACCGGGCGAGCCCGTCCCGGGTCAAGGGCGGCCGCGAGCTCAGCGTGCGGTTCGTGATCCCGTCGGGGCTCGCGCTCAGCAAGACCGAGGCCGAGCTGACCCAGGCAATGCTCGCCAAGATCGGCGTCAAGGTGGCGATCCAATCCGTCCCCAGCGACGACTTCTTCGCGAAGTACATCATCCCCGGCAACTTCGACATCGCGCCGTTCTCCTACATCGGCACGCCGTTCCCGATCTCCAGCAGCTACGGCACCTACGCCGACGCCACCAGAGGCCCGGGCGGCAAGGTGCAGTGGAACGCCAACTTCGGCAGGTCAGGCTCCCCGGAGATCGACACGGCGATGCGCAGGGCCTCCTCCGACCTCAACCCCGAGCGGGCGCGCGCCGGCGCCAACGAGGCCGACCGCCTGATCTGGCAGAAGGTCAACGTGCTGCCCCTCTACCAGCGGCCGCAGAACTGGGGGGTCAAGGCGCGCCTGGCCAACATCGGCGCCCCCGGCTTCTACACCCTGAAGTACGCCGACATCGGCTTCCTGCGCTGA
- a CDS encoding ABC transporter ATP-binding protein: MTGRAGDEPVLAVRGLEVRFGDVPVVRGIDYSVAAGEILGVVGESGSGKSVSCLAVMGLLPRHAKVAGSVLLHGRELLGAPEKELAAVRGATMSMIFQDPLSALTPVYRVGDQIAEAVRVHRGMSGRQAAERAVELLDLVGIPNPRQRARAFPHEFSGGMRQRAVIAMAIANDPDVILCDEPTTALDVTIQAQVLEVLKQARRETGAAIVLITHDLGVVAGLADRVLVMYAGRHVESGAVRDVYHHPRMPYTIGLLGSVPRLDTGREVPLTPIEGAPPSAAALPSGCPFRPRCPMAVAACEEAEPPLAEVGPGHRAACLRAGEITDRPAALAPAPGVLVPPPREESVVLEVDGLVKHHPLTKGAVFRRRVGTVRAVDGVSFDVREGETLGLVGESGCGKTTALMEILELAGPQEGRVVVFGRDTAALTPRDRMAVRRDLQVVFQDPLASLDPRMTVHDIVGEPLVTHGCADTGPRVRRLLRLVGLDPAHAARYPRDLSGGQRQRVAVARALALEPRLVILDEPVSALDVSVQAGVVNLLSKLADRLGLSYLFVAHDLAVVRHIAHRVAVMYLGRIAEIGAVELIYGAPAHPYTQALLSAVPIPDPDKERERRRILLDGDLPSPADPPSGCRFRTRCPKFKALTDARRVRCVEEEPQVRPMGGDQGAACHYAERAGVV, from the coding sequence ATGACCGGGCGGGCCGGCGACGAGCCTGTTCTGGCGGTCCGGGGCCTGGAGGTGCGCTTCGGCGACGTCCCGGTCGTGCGGGGGATCGACTACTCGGTCGCGGCGGGCGAGATCCTCGGCGTGGTCGGCGAGTCGGGGTCGGGCAAGTCGGTGAGCTGCCTGGCCGTCATGGGCCTGCTCCCGCGGCACGCCAAGGTCGCGGGATCGGTGCTGCTGCACGGCCGGGAGCTGCTCGGCGCGCCTGAGAAGGAACTGGCCGCCGTCCGCGGCGCCACGATGTCCATGATCTTCCAGGACCCTCTGTCGGCCCTGACGCCGGTCTACCGGGTCGGCGACCAGATCGCCGAGGCCGTCCGCGTCCACCGGGGGATGAGCGGGCGGCAGGCCGCCGAGCGCGCGGTCGAACTGCTCGACCTGGTGGGCATTCCGAACCCCCGGCAACGCGCCCGGGCGTTCCCGCACGAGTTCTCCGGCGGCATGCGCCAGCGCGCGGTGATCGCCATGGCCATCGCCAACGACCCCGACGTCATCCTGTGCGACGAGCCGACCACGGCGCTGGACGTCACCATCCAGGCCCAGGTCCTGGAGGTGCTGAAACAGGCACGCCGCGAGACCGGCGCCGCCATCGTCCTGATCACCCACGACCTCGGCGTGGTCGCGGGCCTCGCCGACCGCGTGCTCGTCATGTACGCGGGGCGGCACGTCGAGTCCGGCGCGGTCCGCGACGTCTACCACCACCCCCGCATGCCCTACACGATCGGCCTGCTCGGCTCGGTGCCGCGCCTGGACACCGGCCGGGAGGTCCCCCTGACGCCGATCGAGGGGGCCCCGCCGTCGGCCGCGGCCCTCCCCTCGGGCTGCCCGTTCCGGCCGCGCTGCCCCATGGCCGTCGCCGCCTGCGAGGAGGCCGAGCCTCCGCTCGCCGAGGTCGGACCCGGGCACCGGGCCGCCTGCCTGCGCGCCGGCGAGATCACCGACCGCCCGGCCGCGCTGGCGCCCGCGCCCGGCGTCCTCGTGCCGCCGCCCCGGGAGGAATCGGTGGTGCTGGAGGTCGACGGCCTGGTCAAGCACCACCCCCTGACCAAGGGCGCGGTGTTCCGGCGCCGCGTCGGCACCGTGCGGGCCGTGGACGGCGTCTCCTTCGACGTCCGCGAGGGCGAGACGCTGGGGCTGGTGGGGGAGTCCGGCTGCGGGAAGACCACCGCGCTCATGGAGATCCTGGAGCTGGCCGGCCCCCAGGAGGGCCGCGTCGTGGTCTTCGGGCGTGACACCGCCGCGCTCACCCCCCGCGACCGCATGGCCGTGCGCCGCGACCTCCAGGTCGTCTTCCAGGACCCCCTGGCCTCGCTCGACCCGCGCATGACCGTCCACGACATCGTCGGCGAGCCGCTGGTCACCCACGGGTGCGCCGACACCGGCCCCCGCGTCCGCCGGTTGCTGCGCCTGGTCGGGCTCGACCCCGCGCACGCCGCGCGCTACCCGCGCGACCTGTCGGGCGGCCAGCGCCAGCGCGTGGCCGTCGCACGGGCCCTCGCCCTGGAGCCGCGACTGGTCATCCTGGACGAGCCGGTGTCCGCGCTGGACGTCTCGGTCCAGGCCGGGGTGGTCAACCTGCTGTCGAAGCTCGCGGACCGGCTCGGGCTGTCGTACCTGTTCGTGGCGCACGATCTGGCCGTCGTGCGGCACATCGCCCACCGCGTGGCCGTGATGTACCTCGGCAGGATCGCCGAGATCGGCGCGGTCGAGCTGATCTACGGCGCCCCGGCCCACCCCTACACCCAGGCCCTGCTGTCGGCGGTGCCCATCCCCGACCCCGACAAGGAGCGCGAGCGCCGCCGCATCCTGCTCGACGGCGACCTGCCGAGCCCCGCCGACCCTCCGTCGGGCTGCCGGTTCCGCACCCGCTGCCCGAAGTTCAAGGCCCTGACCGACGCGCGGCGGGTCCGCTGCGTGGAGGAGGAGCCGCAGGTCCGGCCGATGGGCGGCGATCAGGGCGCCGCCTGCCACTACGCGGAGAGGGCCGGCGTCGTCTAG